A stretch of Mucilaginibacter terrae DNA encodes these proteins:
- a CDS encoding HAMP domain-containing sensor histidine kinase produces the protein MKIKTKLRLGFGFLFIIVMFFGIISLYYIQQISNSAKVILKDNYETLSYTREMRTLLDENALPLLPAVTAEFNRQLINEEHNITEKGEHEAVKALRKAFERLKASPSANPQSERETRAHLRHIELLNMQAIVRKNDAARKSVNDAGLILGFAGTFTFLLLFSFSVNFPGFIANPLRALLEGIREIGQKNYSKRLHFEENDEFAEVAKAFNDMASRLNEWENSNLATVLSEKRRIETIIEQMQDAIVGINEKEEILFMNDAARKVLNINEPGIIGQNSRNMIQNNDLFKSILSNETALKTLKIVLDGKESHFQLQSRDIVVPNLDKQGDAVKIATKEAGKVYVLRNITEFKERDEAKTNFIATISHELKTPISSIKMSLKLLNDNRVGSMNTEQQQLVSHIEEDSARLLKITSELLELSQVETGNIQLNYMPVSPVQIVDYAISSVKFQAEQKGVQLDIVKDDKLPQVQADVEKTAWVLVNFLSNALRYSSEKSKIVIQLTANHRLVEFSVRDFGKGIDEQYQKRLFDRYFQVPTDGQNKAGSGLGLAISKDFIEAQQGKIWVKSAIGEGSTFGFSLPTLSV, from the coding sequence ATGAAAATAAAAACCAAACTCCGCCTGGGCTTCGGCTTCCTGTTTATAATTGTGATGTTTTTTGGCATCATATCTTTGTACTACATTCAGCAAATATCAAACAGCGCTAAGGTTATACTGAAAGATAACTATGAAACCCTGAGTTACACCCGCGAAATGCGCACCCTGCTTGATGAAAATGCATTGCCCCTATTGCCGGCCGTTACGGCAGAATTTAACAGGCAACTTATTAATGAAGAGCATAACATTACCGAAAAAGGCGAGCATGAAGCGGTTAAAGCATTGCGTAAGGCTTTTGAAAGATTGAAAGCATCACCATCTGCCAATCCCCAATCTGAACGTGAAACGCGTGCACACCTGCGCCACATTGAGTTATTAAATATGCAGGCCATTGTACGTAAAAACGATGCTGCCCGCAAATCAGTTAATGATGCCGGGCTTATACTGGGTTTTGCAGGCACGTTTACCTTTTTGCTCTTATTTAGTTTCAGCGTAAACTTTCCGGGTTTTATTGCCAATCCGCTAAGGGCATTGCTGGAAGGTATACGCGAGATTGGACAAAAAAACTACAGCAAGCGGCTTCATTTTGAGGAAAATGATGAATTTGCCGAGGTAGCTAAAGCCTTTAACGACATGGCATCGCGCCTTAATGAATGGGAGAACAGCAACCTGGCCACCGTACTATCTGAAAAACGCCGCATTGAGACCATTATTGAGCAAATGCAGGATGCCATTGTAGGTATAAACGAGAAGGAAGAAATTCTGTTTATGAATGATGCTGCACGCAAGGTTCTTAACATAAATGAACCCGGCATTATTGGCCAAAACAGCCGCAATATGATTCAGAATAACGACCTGTTTAAATCGATACTGAGTAATGAAACCGCACTAAAAACGCTCAAAATTGTGCTCGATGGCAAAGAATCACATTTTCAGCTGCAAAGCCGCGATATTGTGGTACCCAACCTGGATAAACAGGGCGACGCTGTTAAAATAGCCACCAAAGAGGCCGGCAAGGTTTATGTGCTGCGTAACATAACCGAATTTAAGGAGCGCGACGAGGCTAAAACCAATTTTATTGCCACCATATCGCATGAACTCAAAACGCCTATATCATCCATAAAAATGAGCCTTAAACTGTTGAATGATAACAGGGTGGGTAGCATGAATACCGAACAGCAGCAGTTGGTAAGCCATATTGAAGAAGACAGTGCCCGCCTGCTCAAAATAACCAGCGAACTCTTAGAACTGTCGCAAGTAGAAACCGGGAACATCCAACTCAATTATATGCCGGTTAGTCCCGTGCAAATTGTTGATTATGCTATCAGTTCAGTTAAATTTCAGGCAGAGCAAAAAGGCGTACAATTAGATATTGTTAAAGATGATAAATTGCCACAAGTGCAGGCTGATGTAGAAAAGACCGCTTGGGTACTGGTTAATTTCCTCTCTAATGCTTTAAGGTACAGTTCGGAGAAATCCAAGATCGTTATTCAGCTTACGGCCAATCACAGGCTGGTAGAGTTTTCGGTACGCGACTTTGGCAAAGGCATTGATGAGCAATACCAGAAACGCCTGTT
- a CDS encoding sensor protein KdpD, producing MPENEHKDNSVRDFIELVKKSRRGKLKIYIGMSAGVGKSYRMLQEAHALLRNGIDIQIGYIETHNRTETHALLNGLPFIQRRKAFYKGKELEEMDLQGILNRHPEVVIVDELAHSNIEGSKNNKRWQDVLDIMEAGISVITAVNIQHLESLNEEVEEITGVTITERIPDKVLQLADEIVNIDLTADELIDRLRDGKIYEQSKVERALQNFFRSDKILQLREIALKEVAHHLERKIDVEIPKQIKLRPEKFLACISSNAETAKIVIRKTARLASYYRSPWIVLYVQSSSESLDRIKLDKQRHLINNFKLATELGAEVIKLKSDHITQTIMKMTEERDITTICIGKPHLSLFQVILRTTVFNELLKMIAATETDLVILS from the coding sequence ATGCCGGAAAATGAACATAAAGACAATTCGGTCAGAGATTTCATCGAACTGGTGAAAAAATCGCGTCGGGGCAAGCTCAAGATCTATATTGGCATGAGCGCCGGCGTAGGCAAAAGCTATCGTATGCTGCAAGAGGCCCATGCCCTGCTGCGCAACGGCATCGACATTCAAATAGGGTATATAGAAACCCATAACCGTACCGAAACCCATGCCCTGCTCAATGGATTGCCCTTTATACAGCGCCGCAAAGCTTTTTATAAAGGTAAAGAACTGGAGGAGATGGATCTGCAAGGTATCCTTAACCGGCATCCCGAGGTAGTAATTGTTGACGAGTTAGCTCACTCCAACATTGAGGGCAGCAAAAACAACAAACGCTGGCAGGATGTGCTGGATATAATGGAAGCAGGCATCAGCGTAATTACAGCGGTGAACATACAGCACCTCGAAAGCCTGAACGAAGAGGTTGAGGAAATTACAGGCGTAACCATTACCGAACGCATACCCGACAAAGTATTGCAACTGGCCGATGAGATCGTAAATATTGACCTTACCGCCGATGAGTTGATCGACCGCCTGCGCGACGGTAAAATATACGAGCAAAGCAAAGTTGAGCGTGCCCTGCAAAACTTTTTCAGGAGTGATAAAATATTGCAGCTAAGAGAAATAGCTTTGAAGGAAGTAGCCCATCACCTCGAGCGTAAAATTGATGTAGAAATACCTAAACAAATTAAGCTCAGGCCCGAAAAATTCCTGGCCTGTATATCGTCAAACGCCGAAACGGCTAAAATTGTGATACGTAAAACTGCACGGCTGGCCTCCTATTACCGCTCGCCCTGGATCGTATTGTACGTGCAAAGCAGCAGCGAGAGCCTGGACCGTATAAAGCTGGACAAGCAGCGGCACCTGATCAACAATTTTAAACTTGCCACCGAACTTGGGGCGGAAGTAATTAAGCTTAAAAGCGACCACATTACTCAAACCATTATGAAAATGACAGAAGAACGTGATATTACGACCATTTGCATAGGTAAGCCACATTTGAGTTTATTCCAGGTTATTTTGAGGACTACTGTTTTTAACGAGCTGCTAAAAATGATAGCTGCTACCGAAACCGATTTAGTGATACTGTCATGA
- a CDS encoding porin, whose product MKTLLLTSCLLAGGLFAHAQDTTKTTDPGLTFFGSVDTYYKMDFAGKKNTNIATSFANEANSVSIGMVDLGVKKKYNKALFVGELSFGPRGQAQSIPNADGVNDEQTNSFHIQNLYVGYDLTDKLNVTAGYMSTFVGYEVISPVGNFNYSTSYLFTNGPFQNAGLKFTYTFNDKVSLMAGVFNDYWNIYKSNRDVSTFGGQLMISPVKGWTAYLNVLSGKFSGTELDLTTAYQITDKFKLGLNAADFSLPDSDGGFSGAALYPQYAISGAITLGLRAEYFKNKSKTDNSIFYSRLGAGNDVKAFTLTANVKAGGLTFIPEVRLDNAKNNTFVKSNGDVTKRAGQFALAAVYAF is encoded by the coding sequence ATGAAAACACTCTTACTCACCTCTTGCCTGCTTGCAGGTGGCCTGTTTGCCCACGCACAAGACACTACCAAAACCACCGACCCCGGACTTACATTTTTCGGTTCGGTTGATACGTATTACAAAATGGATTTCGCCGGTAAAAAAAATACGAATATAGCCACCAGCTTTGCCAACGAGGCTAACTCGGTATCTATTGGTATGGTTGACCTGGGCGTTAAAAAGAAATACAACAAAGCCCTATTTGTAGGCGAACTGTCGTTCGGTCCTCGCGGCCAGGCACAATCAATTCCTAATGCCGATGGGGTAAATGACGAGCAAACCAACAGTTTCCATATTCAAAACCTGTACGTAGGATATGATTTAACTGATAAACTGAATGTTACGGCAGGTTATATGAGCACCTTTGTAGGTTATGAGGTGATATCGCCGGTTGGCAACTTCAACTACTCTACTTCTTACTTATTTACCAACGGTCCTTTTCAAAATGCGGGTTTAAAGTTTACTTATACATTTAATGATAAAGTAAGCCTTATGGCCGGTGTTTTTAACGATTACTGGAATATTTACAAATCAAACCGGGATGTATCAACCTTTGGTGGTCAGTTAATGATTAGTCCGGTTAAAGGCTGGACGGCTTACCTGAACGTTTTGAGCGGAAAGTTTTCGGGCACCGAGCTTGATCTAACCACCGCATATCAAATTACCGACAAGTTTAAACTGGGCTTAAACGCAGCCGATTTTTCACTGCCCGATAGCGATGGTGGCTTTAGCGGGGCAGCCTTATACCCACAGTATGCTATATCAGGTGCCATAACCCTGGGTTTACGTGCCGAGTATTTCAAAAATAAATCAAAAACAGATAACTCGATATTCTACTCGCGCCTTGGTGCTGGTAATGATGTAAAGGCATTTACCTTAACAGCTAATGTTAAGGCAGGCGGCTTAACGTTTATACCCGAGGTACGTTTAGACAATGCCAAAAACAACACGTTTGTTAAAAGCAATGGCGACGTAACCAAACGCGCAGGGCAATTTGCTTTGGCAGCAGTTTACGCATTTTAG
- a CDS encoding K(+)-transporting ATPase subunit C: MKPYIIQSLRLTAVLTVLLCIIYPVLISFAGKLSKGHGDGETVTINGKVVGYSLLGQKFDKPQYFWSRPSAVGYNAAGSAGSNKGPTNADYLKEVSNRVDTLLKYNPGIKKTDIPADLVTASGSGLDPDISPEAARLQVKRVAVNRGLNEQQVELLVEKQIKKPLLGLFGPSTVNVLQLNIALDELKK; this comes from the coding sequence ATGAAACCCTATATAATCCAGTCTTTAAGACTAACCGCAGTACTTACCGTACTATTGTGTATCATATATCCTGTACTTATTTCCTTTGCCGGCAAACTATCAAAGGGCCACGGCGATGGAGAGACCGTAACCATAAATGGCAAGGTAGTAGGCTATTCTCTACTTGGTCAAAAGTTCGACAAGCCTCAATACTTCTGGAGCCGTCCATCAGCCGTGGGTTATAATGCCGCCGGTTCGGCAGGCTCTAACAAAGGCCCAACCAATGCCGATTATTTGAAAGAGGTAAGCAACCGTGTAGATACGCTGTTGAAATACAACCCCGGCATCAAAAAAACCGATATCCCGGCCGATCTGGTAACCGCATCGGGCAGTGGTTTAGACCCTGATATTTCGCCCGAAGCAGCACGTCTGCAGGTTAAACGCGTAGCCGTTAACCGTGGTTTAAATGAGCAGCAGGTAGAATTACTTGTTGAAAAACAGATTAAAAAACCATTACTGGGTTTGTTTGGTCCGTCTACTGTAAATGTGTTGCAATTGAACATTGCATTGGATGAATTGAAAAAATAA
- the kdpB gene encoding potassium-transporting ATPase subunit KdpB, whose translation MKNQSNKLFEPALVQSALKESFIKLNPKVMLRNPVMFTVEVGTAVMLYVTVYSFMYSGQGTWGYNFIIFLILLLTLLFANFAEAIAEARGKAQADSLRKTREETPANVLLDDGTVVSRSSNELRKGDVFVCESGDTIPTDGEIIEGLATIDESAITGESAPVIREAGGDKSSVTGGTKVLSDRIKVMVTTEPGESFLDKMIALVEGASRQKTPNEIALTILLASFTIVFIIVCVTLKPFADYANTPITIAALISLFVCLIPTTIGGLLSAIGIAGMDRALRANVITKSGKAVETAGDIDVLLLDKTGTITIGNRKATQFWPAPGISPEELVKACVLASLADETPEGKSIIELAQHGNNRVPLNAPQGSTFIKFTAETRSSGIDTPDGLRIRKGAYDSMRKLALNAGHTMQAAVKERVEAISSNGGTPLVVTQNEEILGTVELQDIIKPGIAERFERLRKMGVKTVMVTGDNPLTAKYIAEKAGVDDFIAEAKPEDKMNYIKQEQAAGKLVAMMGDGTNDAPALAQADVGVAMNSGTQAAKEAGNMVDLDNDPTKLIEIVEIGKQLLITRGTLTTFSIANDVAKYFAIVPALFIASIPALQSLNIMGLHSPESAILSAVIFNAIIIPLLIPLALKGVEYKPIGASALLRRNLLIYGLGGVIAPFIGIKLIDLVVGMMV comes from the coding sequence ATGAAAAATCAATCTAATAAATTATTCGAACCGGCTTTGGTGCAGTCTGCACTAAAAGAGTCGTTCATCAAGCTAAACCCTAAGGTAATGCTCCGCAACCCGGTAATGTTTACCGTGGAGGTTGGCACTGCCGTAATGCTTTATGTTACCGTTTACAGCTTTATGTACAGCGGCCAGGGCACCTGGGGTTACAACTTTATCATTTTCCTTATCCTGTTGCTTACCCTGTTATTTGCCAACTTTGCCGAGGCCATTGCAGAAGCACGCGGTAAGGCACAGGCCGATAGCTTACGCAAAACCCGCGAAGAAACACCCGCCAATGTGCTACTCGATGATGGCACCGTTGTATCCCGCTCGTCGAACGAGTTGCGCAAAGGCGACGTGTTTGTTTGCGAGTCGGGTGACACCATACCAACCGATGGTGAAATTATTGAAGGTTTGGCCACTATCGACGAATCGGCCATCACAGGCGAATCGGCCCCGGTAATACGCGAGGCTGGCGGTGATAAGTCGTCGGTAACGGGCGGTACCAAAGTACTGTCTGACCGTATTAAAGTTATGGTGACCACTGAGCCGGGCGAAAGTTTTTTGGACAAGATGATAGCCCTGGTTGAAGGAGCATCGCGCCAAAAAACCCCTAACGAAATTGCCCTTACCATTTTGCTGGCCAGCTTTACCATCGTATTCATCATCGTATGCGTAACGCTAAAACCCTTTGCCGATTATGCCAACACGCCCATCACCATTGCCGCACTCATTTCGCTGTTTGTATGTTTAATACCTACTACCATCGGCGGCTTACTATCGGCCATTGGTATAGCCGGAATGGACAGGGCATTACGCGCCAACGTAATTACCAAAAGCGGTAAAGCCGTAGAAACAGCAGGCGATATTGATGTGCTTTTATTAGATAAAACCGGCACCATAACTATTGGTAACCGTAAAGCCACCCAGTTTTGGCCTGCGCCGGGCATATCGCCCGAAGAGTTGGTAAAAGCCTGTGTACTTGCTTCTCTGGCCGACGAAACCCCTGAAGGCAAATCGATTATCGAACTGGCACAACACGGCAACAACCGGGTTCCGTTAAATGCGCCACAGGGTTCTACTTTTATAAAATTTACTGCCGAAACCCGTTCGAGCGGTATTGATACGCCCGATGGATTGCGTATACGTAAAGGGGCTTATGACTCGATGCGTAAACTGGCTTTAAACGCAGGCCATACCATGCAGGCTGCGGTTAAGGAGCGTGTGGAAGCCATTTCATCAAACGGTGGCACCCCATTGGTGGTAACCCAAAACGAAGAAATTTTGGGCACTGTGGAGTTACAGGATATTATTAAACCCGGCATTGCCGAACGCTTTGAGCGTCTGCGCAAAATGGGCGTAAAAACCGTAATGGTAACCGGCGATAACCCGCTTACCGCCAAATACATTGCCGAAAAAGCCGGTGTGGATGATTTTATTGCCGAGGCCAAGCCCGAGGATAAAATGAACTACATTAAGCAGGAACAAGCCGCCGGTAAACTGGTAGCCATGATGGGCGACGGTACCAACGATGCCCCCGCCCTTGCCCAGGCCGATGTTGGTGTGGCCATGAACAGCGGCACCCAAGCCGCCAAAGAAGCCGGTAACATGGTTGACTTAGACAACGACCCTACCAAACTTATTGAAATTGTAGAGATAGGCAAGCAGTTACTAATTACCCGCGGTACGCTAACCACCTTTAGTATTGCTAATGATGTGGCCAAGTATTTTGCCATTGTTCCTGCGCTGTTTATAGCTTCGATACCTGCTTTGCAAAGCCTGAATATTATGGGCCTGCACAGTCCTGAAAGTGCTATACTATCGGCCGTAATATTTAACGCCATTATTATTCCGTTGTTGATTCCGCTGGCATTAAAAGGGGTTGAATACAAACCCATAGGCGCCAGCGCGCTGTTACGTCGCAACTTGCTTATTTATGGCTTGGGCGGTGTAATTGCACCGTTCATCGGCATTAAGCTGATTGACTTGGTGGTGGGGATGATGGTGTAA
- the kdpA gene encoding potassium-transporting ATPase subunit KdpA — MNTELLGIIASFVITVAIAIPLGKYLAKMFAGERVWTDFMKPFERFLFKLSGINPNEPMNWKQFLKALMTINILWLVYGFAVLMWQDKLPLNPDANPGMTADLAFNTIISFVVNCDLQHYSGESGVSYLTQHFIIMFLMFTSAATGIAAAVGLFKAFRDKTTTNIGNFWEFFVKAITRLLLPLSVVVALILTFNGTPSSYAGKDQFISMQGDTVNVSRGPAAQMIAIKHLGTNGGGWFGANSAHPLENPSYLTNMTEIISQMIIPMAMIVAFGYFIRRRKLGWVIFSIMTIGMFMLMIPTISSELGGNPAIAKMGIQQTTGAMEGKEVRIGPMATGYWSTLTTIVSTGSVNGMHDSTMPLTGAWQLLGMMINGFFGGCGVGILNYFIYLIIAVFISGLMVGRTPEFLGHKVEAREVKIAAIITLLSPLLIMAGTALSAYVFTSHGNADWAVKPANWLNNPGFHGFSEMLYENTSANANNGSGFEGLGDNNIFWNVVTGVILILGRFLPIFGPLAIAGLLAQKKYVPESAGTLRTDTFTFGFMTLAVILVLNALSYFPALALGPIAEYFSMIK, encoded by the coding sequence ATGAATACTGAACTTTTAGGCATCATTGCATCCTTTGTTATTACCGTGGCTATTGCCATTCCGCTGGGTAAGTACCTGGCCAAAATGTTTGCCGGCGAACGGGTATGGACGGATTTTATGAAGCCGTTTGAACGCTTCCTTTTTAAACTGTCGGGTATTAACCCTAACGAACCCATGAACTGGAAACAGTTTTTAAAGGCTTTAATGACCATTAACATATTGTGGCTGGTTTACGGTTTTGCCGTTTTAATGTGGCAGGATAAGCTTCCGCTTAACCCCGATGCCAACCCAGGCATGACCGCCGACCTGGCCTTTAACACCATAATCAGCTTTGTGGTAAACTGCGATTTGCAGCACTACTCGGGCGAAAGCGGCGTAAGCTACCTTACCCAACATTTTATTATTATGTTTTTGATGTTTACCAGCGCAGCTACCGGTATTGCGGCGGCGGTTGGTTTGTTTAAGGCATTTCGCGATAAAACCACCACTAACATTGGTAACTTTTGGGAGTTTTTTGTAAAAGCTATTACCCGTTTATTGTTACCATTATCAGTTGTAGTAGCCTTAATATTAACCTTTAACGGTACCCCATCGAGCTATGCCGGTAAAGACCAATTTATATCGATGCAGGGTGATACGGTAAATGTATCGCGCGGACCGGCGGCACAAATGATTGCCATCAAGCACCTCGGCACCAACGGTGGCGGCTGGTTTGGCGCTAACTCGGCCCACCCGCTCGAAAACCCCAGCTATCTTACCAACATGACCGAGATAATCTCTCAAATGATTATCCCAATGGCAATGATTGTTGCTTTCGGTTATTTCATCCGCAGGAGGAAATTGGGATGGGTAATATTCAGCATCATGACCATTGGTATGTTCATGCTCATGATACCCACCATAAGCAGCGAACTGGGCGGCAACCCTGCCATTGCCAAAATGGGCATACAGCAAACCACCGGGGCAATGGAAGGCAAAGAAGTACGTATTGGCCCAATGGCTACCGGCTACTGGAGTACGCTAACCACCATTGTATCAACCGGATCGGTTAATGGCATGCACGACAGCACCATGCCGCTCACAGGCGCATGGCAATTGCTGGGCATGATGATTAACGGCTTTTTTGGCGGATGCGGTGTGGGTATACTAAACTACTTCATTTACCTCATTATTGCCGTATTTATATCGGGACTGATGGTTGGTCGTACACCGGAGTTTTTGGGCCACAAGGTTGAAGCGCGCGAGGTAAAGATAGCTGCTATCATAACGTTGTTAAGTCCGCTGTTGATTATGGCTGGCACAGCCTTATCTGCCTATGTGTTTACATCTCACGGCAATGCCGATTGGGCTGTTAAACCCGCCAACTGGTTAAACAACCCCGGTTTCCATGGCTTTAGCGAAATGCTGTACGAAAACACTTCCGCCAATGCCAACAACGGTTCGGGTTTCGAAGGACTGGGCGATAACAATATTTTCTGGAACGTGGTTACAGGTGTAATACTCATCCTTGGTCGTTTCCTGCCAATTTTTGGTCCGTTAGCAATTGCAGGCTTACTGGCACAAAAGAAATACGTGCCCGAAAGCGCCGGCACCCTGCGTACCGATACGTTCACTTTTGGTTTCATGACCCTGGCCGTTATCCTGGTACTCAATGCCCTGTCTTATTTCCCTGCACTGGCGCTTGGCCCTATTGCAGAGTACTTTTCCATGATTAAATAA
- a CDS encoding potassium-transporting ATPase subunit F has product MLALFIISLAVFAYMVYVLLKPEKF; this is encoded by the coding sequence ATGTTAGCCTTATTTATCATTTCCCTGGCAGTTTTTGCATACATGGTGTATGTACTGCTTAAACCCGAAAAATTTTAA
- a CDS encoding sigma-54-dependent transcriptional regulator encodes MKPTILIIDDEKKLSSLLSRIIELEGFRVLQAATGKEGIKLLAQEDVLVVLSDVKLPDVNGVELVKTIKEKKPYIEVINLTAYGTIADGVKAIQNGAFNYITKGDDNEKIIPLLYQAVEKAEIQLRAFEQSQKVHGKQTLAGIIGNSKPITEAITLARKVAATDTTVLLLGETGTGKEVFASAIHYESQRRQMPFVAINCSSFTAELLESELFGYKAGAFTGALKDKKGLLEEARHGTVFLDEIGEVNLELQAKLLRFLENKTFIKVGDTQTTKVNVRILAATNRDLQAEAEAGRFRLDLFYRLSVFTISLPSLDERRGDIELLAKHYLKEFAGGLGKAPFKLSEEFSQALNRHHWKGNIRELKNLMERVVILADGDTLTPDLLPPGFNQETVSPDSLDLETVERRHIQKVLTHTNGNKTETARLLGIGLTTLYRKLDEYRIT; translated from the coding sequence ATGAAACCAACCATACTAATTATTGATGATGAAAAGAAACTGAGCAGCTTACTATCGCGCATCATCGAATTGGAGGGTTTCAGGGTATTACAGGCGGCAACTGGTAAAGAGGGTATCAAACTTCTTGCCCAGGAAGACGTTTTGGTGGTATTGAGCGATGTTAAACTACCCGATGTTAACGGCGTTGAACTGGTGAAAACCATTAAAGAAAAAAAGCCTTACATAGAAGTGATTAACCTAACAGCCTACGGCACCATTGCCGATGGGGTAAAGGCCATCCAAAACGGGGCATTCAACTACATTACTAAAGGCGACGATAATGAAAAGATAATACCCTTGCTTTACCAGGCGGTAGAAAAAGCCGAGATACAACTGCGCGCTTTTGAGCAAAGCCAAAAAGTGCATGGTAAACAAACCCTGGCCGGCATTATAGGCAATTCCAAACCTATAACCGAAGCCATTACCCTTGCCCGCAAAGTTGCGGCCACCGATACCACCGTTTTACTACTGGGCGAAACCGGTACCGGTAAGGAGGTTTTTGCATCGGCCATACATTATGAAAGTCAGCGCAGGCAGATGCCTTTTGTGGCTATCAACTGCAGCAGCTTTACCGCCGAATTGCTGGAAAGCGAACTCTTTGGCTACAAAGCAGGGGCATTTACCGGGGCACTGAAAGACAAAAAAGGTCTTTTGGAAGAAGCCCGGCACGGCACTGTATTTTTAGATGAAATTGGCGAAGTAAACCTCGAATTGCAAGCCAAGCTGTTACGCTTCCTCGAAAACAAAACCTTTATAAAGGTGGGCGACACGCAAACCACCAAAGTAAACGTACGCATACTGGCCGCCACCAATCGCGATTTACAAGCAGAAGCCGAGGCCGGTCGTTTCCGGTTAGATTTGTTTTACCGCTTATCGGTATTCACCATCAGCCTACCCTCTTTGGATGAACGGCGCGGTGATATTGAATTGCTGGCTAAACATTACCTCAAAGAATTTGCAGGCGGTTTGGGCAAAGCGCCGTTTAAGCTGAGTGAAGAATTTTCGCAAGCGCTTAACCGCCACCACTGGAAAGGCAATATCCGTGAACTCAAAAACCTGATGGAGCGCGTGGTTATCCTGGCCGATGGCGATACCCTTACCCCTGACCTGCTCCCTCCCGGTTTTAACCAGGAAACGGTATCACCCGATTCGCTTGATTTGGAAACCGTAGAACGCCGCCACATACAAAAAGTACTGACCCACACCAACGGCAACAAAACTGAAACCGCCCGTTTATTGGGTATTGGATTAACTACGTTGTATAGGAAGTTAGATGAGTATAGGATTACTTAG
- a CDS encoding PorP/SprF family type IX secretion system membrane protein — MILLNKKQTGKFIAILLLVIGSMQAKAQQFFSYSQYMNNLTPLNSAYSLLDKNASLSALLRRQWVGVEGSPSTFIFNGNLPIESINGAAGLMVLNDQFFVEHLTEINGFFAKGIQLGQKQFLGVSLNLGIRRYVANYSSLDPNDPVFRNDVRENKPNVGFGVMIYSPDQYYFGVSVPELSIRDLGNASVQTADFFRNHYNFAGAYLFGKEDDDVRAKPAFLATYTKGVPFVADMSMSVYVKNTVGLGLNYRTNNEMAGIISINSDLLKLGYSYQFGSSSNNVGGRLGNATHEITLTYRFGSDLLRRSVL, encoded by the coding sequence ATGATATTATTAAATAAAAAACAAACAGGTAAATTCATAGCCATCCTACTGCTGGTTATAGGTAGTATGCAGGCAAAGGCGCAGCAGTTTTTTAGCTACAGCCAGTACATGAATAACCTTACGCCGCTTAACTCGGCTTATTCACTGCTCGATAAAAATGCGTCGCTTAGCGCATTACTACGCCGCCAGTGGGTTGGGGTTGAAGGCTCGCCGTCTACCTTTATATTTAACGGCAACCTGCCTATCGAATCCATTAACGGCGCAGCCGGTTTAATGGTGCTTAACGACCAGTTTTTTGTGGAGCACCTTACCGAGATCAACGGCTTTTTTGCTAAAGGCATTCAACTGGGTCAAAAGCAGTTCCTGGGCGTATCGCTGAATTTAGGCATTCGCAGATATGTAGCCAACTACTCGTCATTAGATCCTAACGACCCGGTTTTTCGTAACGATGTGCGCGAGAACAAGCCCAACGTGGGTTTTGGTGTGATGATCTATTCGCCCGATCAGTATTATTTCGGCGTATCGGTACCTGAATTGAGCATCCGCGACTTAGGTAATGCCTCTGTACAAACGGCCGACTTTTTCCGCAACCATTACAATTTTGCAGGAGCTTACCTTTTTGGTAAAGAAGATGACGACGTGCGTGCCAAACCCGCATTCTTAGCTACCTACACCAAGGGCGTTCCGTTTGTGGCCGATATGTCCATGTCGGTTTACGTAAAAAACACCGTTGGTTTAGGCTTGAATTATCGTACCAATAATGAGATGGCGGGCATTATTTCTATCAATTCTGATTTACTGAAACTGGGTTACAGTTACCAGTTTGGTTCATCATCAAACAATGTGGGCGGCAGGTTAGGTAACGCCACGCATGAAATTACATTGACCTATCGCTTTGGAAGTGATTTGTTAAGGCGAAGCGTATTGTAA